The sequence ATAGAGATCATTTTCCTTGTTCGCAGAAGCAGATATGTGCCCTGTTCAGGTTCACATGCTGAATAGTGGCAGGTATGGCATCCTACCCTCACGACAATGTCCATAAATATCCACAACCATTGCCTGAAAGCTCTGCTTTCAGAATTGTTTCATATGAGAAACTTCACCAACCACTTCAGCTCACTTCAGTGACCCTTCCTTCTTCTGAAATCCTAGGGCATGTTTTATCTTGGACCTCTCTGAAAtgtaaattttccttttctttctaagtCCTGTCTCCCCAACCAAGTTTAAATTCCTAAAAATAATAACTGACATTATTAGTTGACATTTAATAAGCAATTGCCTTGTGAAAGTGAATTCTAtagatattttcttaaattataaaaataaaatagagatgtaGACTTTTTTTAGCTATTGTTCTATACCATagcatttcatgttccacatCCTAATTATTATATCTTCAAAATGTGGtatgttttgttttacttatagAGGGAAGTGAGTTGATTATACACATGATTTGACCCTAGAATCTTTGCTACCGATACTGACACACCTTGGACTTCTTACTATAATTATAACAGCTTGATATCCTCTTCCTCAATTGATGagtcagaaaaataatatttaccttAAAATGGtgtctgggtttcccaggtggtgctagtggtaaagaatcccctgccaaagcagaataataggagatgcgggttcgatctgtggttcgggaagatcccttggaggaggaagtggcaatccactccagtattcttgcctggagaatctgatggacagaggagtttggtgagctacagtcgatggagttgtaaagagttggatgtgactgaaatgacttagcatgcacgcatgcaaaaATTGTggctaaataaaaattttaaacatttgacACTATACACATTTTCTTAATAACAGAGACATTACCTGTTAAAATCTACAtcttaaataagtttttaaatattataaaatttggGAAATAATCTTATTATTCTGGTTAACAGAATATACTCATACATTTATAAAAACTATAAGTAGTAATCATCTAGAGACTAAGTCAGATGAGCTTAATGCAGGTgtctttttatatagttttcatAAAAAGTTGCTATGTGCTGTTTGACAGATTAATTAATCTCGAAAGAAGGGCATCTAAGTCTCTCCCAAGGCATTATGTTCCATTATTCAAATTATATGGTTGGTGAAATTTTCTTCATGCTAACCTCAATTttaaatccattttctttttgtgcCACTCCTATCTTCAGACTTGTTAAAGAGTAAACGAATCCAGTCTCTATTTTCAAGAAAACCCTACATAAGCATAAATATAATTGTCATGTGTTACAACATAATATTCTTCATGCTAAATAACCCTCTGGCATTTGTATACATTTACCTTTCTAATACTTTCTTTTCATAAGGGGATAGATTAATATACACAGATGTGAATGTTGTCTTCATAATATCCGAATGATACTATTCATTCCATCAGTAGAAGaactgaaaaatgttttttatttctgttctacTTAGCTCATCCCAATGTCTGTTATCAAGatctaaattttcttttgtgtctTACAATATCACTGGTAACTGTATTCTTAGGGGGTGTTCTTATCCTATCATGCAATAAAGATGAAATACAAAGACTGAATCTCATATCAAATACAATTTTAGAACCCACAGGAGTTTTTGATATTGCAGTTAGACTGTTAAAGGCAGAGAGTGCTGACTCCAAGAAGATCAAGTATAAACTTGCCCAAGTTTATGGGATGTGTGCCCAAGTGACAAGGTCTAGTCCCTAGACACATTGTCAACCAGTCTAACACTATTTCTGTAACTGCCACGTatatagattaaaagaaaaaaaaaaaaaaacccaactataATTAgtttaaaagacttttaaatgtgcttattgattttaaaaaatgccatgtattttttatttcttatataggTTACAAATGaccaaaggaaaataagaatcaGACAGCAGTGACTGAATTTCTTCTCTTGGGCCTCACAGATCATCTCTATCAGCAGATTGCCCTATTTGTCATCCTTCTTTTTGTCTATCTTATCACACTAGGGAGTAACTTGGGGATGATCACTCTCATAGGGATTGATCCCAGACTCCACACTCCTATGTACTTTTTTCTTAGCCACTTGTCCTTTGTAGACTTGTGTTCCTCTTCTTCTGTTGCCCCCAAGATGCTGTGTGATATCTTTGTGGAGAGAAAGGGCATCTCTTTCATGGGTTGTGCTGCACAGATGTGGTTCCTTGGTTTTTTTGTGGCAAGTGAATGTTTCCTGCTGGCTTCCATGGCCTATGATCGGTATGcggccatctgcaagcccttgTTGTACACACTCATTATGTCCCAGAGGGTCTGTGTGCAGCTGGGTATAGGCCCTTATGCTGTGGCTCTTGTAAGCTCTATGACCCACACCACACTGACATTTCGCTTACCCTTCTGTGGTCCAAATGTTATCAATCACTTTTTCTGTGACATTTCACCACTGCTTTCCCTAGTGTGCACAGACACCTCAGTGATTAAATGTATACTTTTCACCTTGGCTGGAGCAATAGGCTTACTCAGCGGCCTGATCATCATGATCTCCTATGTTTGCATCCTGGTGGCCATCCTGAGGATCCAGACTGCCAATGGGAGGAGGAAAGCTTTCTCTACTTGTTCTTCTCACCTGGCAGTTGTCTccatcctgtatgggactcttttcTTCGTTTATGTTCGACCTAGCTCAAGTTCCTCCCTAGATATCTGTAAAGTGATTTCCCTCTTTTACATGGTATTAACTCCCATGTTGAACCCTCTTATCTACAGCTTGAGGAACAAAGAGGTGAAGAATTCATTCAGCAGGAGGTTTGaaaggaaaactatttttaaagatgGATAAAATAGAATTCTAATTGTGCTGCACCAAAGATGTTGATTTGATTATGTGTGGTtaaaagaatactgaaataagaAATAGACTCTTTTTAATCCCTAGGTCTGACAGTTGTATATACTGAAACTACTGCTTATATTGCTTTTTCTTCAGTCTTCTCCTTTGTAAAATAATAGGgaatacaaaatattatatatatatattatatatatatggtatatatatatataatatatatataaatatatatggtatAAATGTAACATAATCCAGAAGGACATTTATGCATTCTTATATGTGGGAAAACAATCTAATCTTCCCCAGAAAATCAAATGGTATACGGGAAAGTTCACCAGAGTTCATTAATAAAGGTTTCATGGACCTTGGTAAAAGCTGAGCAATGGAAAGTGAGTGAACAGTTGTAGAACACATGACAATGCAAATATGAAATTTGAATGGCGTACAAAATATTATCTTAAATTTATCCAGATATAAAACTATCATCACTAATTGTCAGTCTTGTAAaaattttcaacatcattttacTAACCCTGGAAATTATCATAGTAAGTGTAGTCAGtcacagagagaaagacaaatatcatagtatatcacttatatgcacaatgtaaaaaaaaatgagacaaataaacttaattagaaaacaaaaacatactcacagtcttagaaaacaaacttatggttaccaaagaggaaaggtagGTGGGGCAAGGAATAACTTGGGGGTTTGGGATTGACCaatacacactactacatttaACATATAGTTTAAAAGGGTTACCGTCAAAGACCTCTGTATAGCagaggaaactctgctcaatattctgtaatagcctaaatgggaaaagaatttgaaaaggaatacatatacatatgtgtataactgaatcactttgtagcacacctgaaattaacagaaCATTGTTTATCAAAcatactctaatataaaacaaatattaaaaaaaaaagaattattaaaacTTGGACTTAGGTGTGACAAGGGGAAACATACATTTTTCCTGGTTTTATCTAGAAAGATCAACAGCTTCTTTTCCATCAAATTTTGCCTTAAATCCATCTGTTCTGTGTCTTTGTTATATAGCATATCACAAATCACATTACCTTTTGAGATTTCCATTTCCTAATATGACACCTGAAGTATTTCCtgtctgtttaattttttcttaaatatttatgatgCAACATCTTTTGAAAGCAGATTGAAAGAAGAACAATAGGAAACAAATGATAATTATAAATTTTCTCAATGCCTCTGTGTTCCTTCCCCaagtatatgcaaatatattcaaAACCAACTGTATTCTCTAGCTCTAGCTGTTGCTGTCCTGAAATCCTAATGTATTTTCTGTCTAGAATACTTTTTGTACCATATTTACATGgataactactttttaaaaatactggctAATGTGACTTTCATTCTGAGAATAACCCTAACTCTCCAATCTCATTTGAGCCATTCTGTATTTTTCCCTTACAgcatcatattcttttccttcagaCTTTATAAGTGTAACGTGTTGCTTGTtaagatcatttttattttgcttgcttTTATTAGTGAGAAATGTTTGTAGCTGATTCTTCACGTTAGGAAGTGACAGAAATTCAGTTGGAGCTGCATTTTTGTTCACGCTATAAGTCTGTAAGCGgttctccttattttttttttttttttttaaagagtgagtCTCAACATCAGTAGCAGGGAAATTATATGTCAGTTATGGCAGCCACACACTGAAATCACCTGATTGGCAATGCTGATACCTGGGAGGAGGTGCTTAATTTTCATAAGGTATAGTTTCTCAGAAGAACTCTGATGTAATCCCTACTTTTGTTTCTCTGTAGGTGATAGTTTTTGCCCCTGGCTTCGTTCCAGATTTTTTCTTTACTATTGATTTTCAtagtttgaaaattttaagtatagttattattcatttttggcaTTTATCCCACTTTGTGTTCTCTGAGTTCcctggatctgtggtttggtgtctAATATTAGTGGGGAAATTCCTAGTCATTTTTTTGAAATACTTCTCTAGATATTAccattgtgcatatgttacaCCTTTTGTGTTATTCCACAGTCCTTagacattcttctttttttttcagtcctcaTTCACTCTTGTTTTCAGTTTCTGAAGTTTCTGTTGCATTCTCAAGTAGACTGATCCTTTCCTCAGCCACATCCAGTCTACTAATCATCtcatcaaagatttttttttttttttttgtcacagtgTATTTGATCTCTAGCATTTTAATCAGAGCCAATTTAAATTCCTGGTGTTATCACTCCTATATCCCTGCCAGTTCTGGTTCTGACCTTTGCTCTGTCTTGTCCAGTTGTATTTTTTGCCTTTCTctatgccttgtaattttttcttgataGCCAGACATGGTGTGCTGAGTAAAAGGAGTTGCTGGAAATGGGTCTCTAGTAACTGTGATGTGAGGTGTGAGGGGAAGAGACGTGTTCTATGTCCTATGATCAGGTCTCAGTCTTTTAGTGAACTGAGGTATCTGAATTGTAAACTTCACAATTGTTTCACAGGGTCTCTTCACCCCCCATAAGTTGGCATAAGAAGGTTAGAGTGGGCTGGAGTTGGGTATTTCCCTTCCCCCATGTGGAAGTTCAGAGGAAGATAAAGTTGGCCTCTCTCTTCCCACAGGTCAGTTAAACTCTAATAATACCCTGTCAGGTTAGGCTTTGATTAACTAGTTTCTCCTAGAAGTACCAAGTGCtgtgatatatttgaaaataagttttgACCCctaacagcttcccaggtggtgctagtaataaagaacctgcctgtcaacgcagaagacacaagagatgcatgtttgatcctggatcgggaacatcccctgggagagggcatggcttctcactccattattcctgcctggagattcccatggacagaggaacctggtggactgcaactccatagtgttgcaaagagtcagacacggctgaagcaacttagcatgactatattatatacttaaaagtaTATTGGCAAGTGGCCTCTGGGAGCCCATTCCTCAACTGGGGATtttccctgttgttgttcagtcgctcagtcgtgtccgactctttgtgaccccatggactgaagcacgccaggcctccctgtccatcaccaactcccggagtttactcaaactcatgtccatcgagtcggtgatgccatccagccagctcgtcctctgtcatccccttctcctccctccttcaacctttcccagcatcagggtcttttccaatgagttagctcttcacatcaggtggccaaagtattggaacttcagcatcagtcattccaatgaacacccaggattgatctcctttaggatggactagttggatctccttgcagtccaagagactctcaagagtcttctctgacaccacatttcaaaagcatcaattctttggtgctcagcctttatggtccaactctcacatctacacatgactactggatggACTTTCCTTAGTCGGTCTAAATAAACCTAAAGTGAGATATTCCCAAGTGTTGTGTATAGTTAGTGTTATATATTTGATTTTCCCTCATTTATGTCCCATCTCCCAAAGTAATCTGTATCTACTTTCAGAAATAGTTTTTTAACTGTGAGTTTTTATCTCAGCATGCAGTGCTTCTTTTTCAGTAGAAATCTGCTTCACTTCTCAAAGATGGCCCCAAGatgagagtatt comes from Dama dama isolate Ldn47 chromosome 1, ASM3311817v1, whole genome shotgun sequence and encodes:
- the LOC133072692 gene encoding olfactory receptor 5G3-like; this translates as MITLIGIDPRLHTPMYFFLSHLSFVDLCSSSSVAPKMLCDIFVERKGISFMGCAAQMWFLGFFVASECFLLASMAYDRYAAICKPLLYTLIMSQRVCVQLGIGPYAVALVSSMTHTTLTFRLPFCGPNVINHFFCDISPLLSLVCTDTSVIKCILFTLAGAIGLLSGLIIMISYVCILVAILRIQTANGRRKAFSTCSSHLAVVSILYGTLFFVYVRPSSSSSLDICKVISLFYMVLTPMLNPLIYSLRNKEVKNSFSRRFERKTIFKDG